The nucleotide sequence CTCCATAGGCGGTTAAGGACTGCAAATGTTGGCCAGCCACGTCCCACTCGTGTCAGAGCACGCTCACGGAATGGCGGGGAGGAGCACCAGCAGCCCACTGCCCGCCCAGAGGCCCAGGAGACCACCCCAGCGTGCATCGCACGGCGCCGCCCACCTGTGCTGGCCTGGGGCGGCCCAACCGACCCCAGCAGCTCCGCAGTCTGCCCAGAGCCCGGGGCTACACTGTGTCCGGAAaacacaggaggaaggaagacacAGCCCCGTCCTCCAGGAGCTTGCACGGGGCCAACTCCAGCCCAGCGGGAGCGCAGAGAAGAGGAACAGGTCCGGGAGGCAACCAGGGACGGCTCCCCCCACGGCTGACGTCCACCAGAACTGCAGCCTCACGAGCGAAAAGCCAGATCGATAAAGAAGGGAGGGATGCGTGTTCCGGGACAGAAAGTGGCTGAGCAAAGTCCCCAAGGCATGAATGGCTTGCGGTACAGCGGGGTCCAGGCGAGTGCTACCCCAGCCAGCCTGCGCGGCTCCtgcggggctcctggggggctcctgCGGGGCTCCGCGGCCCCTCCCACTGCAGGGAGCCCTGCCGCCCAGGCGCTGACCACCCCAACCGGCCAGGGAGCCCCACAGACTCAGCCAGGTGGCACCCTCTCCTTCTGGTCATGACTCTCCCGGCAGCTAAAGGGGCCGAGGCCCGTCTGTGGGCCCAGCGGCCTCAGCTCCCCACCCTGTAAGGTTGGGAGGGTCACATCCTACCAACTTGCAAAGCATGCACCTCTCCAAAGTCACCCacagggccacccaggcgccccgggatTAGTGttctgaggacacagcaagaagctGGGGTCTCCAACCCAGAAAGGAGCCTTGGCTGGCACCCTGGTCTTGGACCTCCAGCCTTCAAAACTGGGAGAAAAAACATCTACTGTTTATAAGGCGCCTCGTCGGTCgtgttttgttacagcagccccaacAGACAGAAGCCTCCTGGGCAGAATGCAGTTTGGCAAGCTAGCTCCGCTGCCCTCCAGCCGGATCTGGAAGCTCTGCGCCTTTCCCAACTCCTCCCAACACACCTGCTCAGGTACCATGAGGAGAAGCCCCCGTTTGTTAGGCAGCCGCCTGTAACGTCGTGTGTTTGGGGAAAGAGGGCAGGGGATCACATCCAGGGCCCCACTGCTCCCAGACGTCAGGGGCTGCTTTTGGGCTCCAAGCCACGTGCTCCTGCCCTGGCTGGCACCACGCAGAAGAGGTGGGGAGCTCCAgccaggaggggaaggaggccagggcagggcaACAGGGCCAGCGTCCGACACCCGCTCCTACCCGCAGGACGGTCACTTCTTTGGAGCTGCCTAACAGTAATCACCCAATAAGTAAAACCAATGGCTTTAATTTAAAGCGCATTAGGTTAACAGCAGGCTTTGTGTCAGCTGACAGGGCTGGCTCCGCAGATGCAGGGGTGGGTGCACAGGTTGCCCACAGTAGCAGCCCGGCTCCCAGCAGCCCTGCTCCcggcacccctcccctccaggccacCCCCCACAGCTCCACCCGGCTGGGTCACCTGCAGGAGCTCCCGCAGCAGCAGGCGCCTCCCTGGTCCCACAGGGCCCTCCCAGCTGGCTGTGATGtggcaggggggcgggggtgaaCCCAGGACCTGGAGGCGCCTGGGGGTGGCGAGcgcagcccaggcccccagaggCCCTGAGGACCCCTGAGGACCTGCACCAGGGAGCCCGGGAGCAGCGGCCCGGCTCTGGCTCCCGCTCCGGCTCAGCGAGCACTGCGCCGACCctgaccccagggctcccccagGACAGACCCCGCAGGGACCCTGACCCCGGGGTTCCCCCAGGTCGGACCCCACGCTGACCCTGACCCCAAGGCTCCCCCAGGTCGGACCCCGCGCCGACCCTGACCCCGGGGCTCTCCCAGGACGGACCCCACTGGGCTCAGGCACAGGGCTGCTGGAAAGCTAACGGCAGCAGCCAGCAGGGCTTGGCCTCCCCTCCCTCCGCAGCCAGAAGGCCCTGTGGGGTCACACAGGGAGGCCCGGGGGGACAGGTGAGCCCgggcccagcacctggcaggcaCCTGCAGTGCACCCAAGAGGGAGCAGAGGCTGCGTAGCAGGGTCGCCCAGAGAGGACTCTAACCGCTGCTCTGTGTGGGCTACATGAGCCACTGCCCCCTCCACCCGGGTCTGTGGGCGCACTGGGAGGACACCACACCCCTAACGTCACAATTTCCTTCCAGCTCCAAAGCGGGGTGATCCTGCAGTGTTCTGGAAGGTGAGGGAGACCGTCGCTGCCCAGGCTCTATTCAGATTCATGTAATTATTTGAGGCTGCAGGGCAGGGAAAGCTAGATTGTGAGGTGGGCTACAGCCCAGCCCTCATGGCCCCCACTCTCCCGGGTGTCCCCTCTTCCCTAAAGCATGACACTGCCTAACCCCACGACTTACTTTGGGAGCTCAAGTAAGTCACATGATCTGTCAACCTTGGGGACCCCTTCACCTGTCACAGTGATGGTCAAATGAGATGTTTGTAAAGTGCTTTCTCAAACGTTACTATTTGTGCTGAACAATGTCACTATTATTCTCCTATCAAGTCTTCACAAAGGAACATCGCTCCACTGATTTTAGAAATAACATTTACCATATACATCAGAAATTACTACactgggggcacctaggtgactcagttgagtatctgcctttggctcagggcatgatgccggggtcctggtatcgagtcccgcatcgggctccctgcatggagcctgtgtctccctctgcctgtgtctctgcctctctctctctctctctctctcattcatgtataaataaatgaaatcttaaaaaaaaaaaaaaattctaaaccgTATTCTTCAGAATGCAAGTGTTTCCAGAGATGCTATAACATCTTTCTGGGTAGGGAGGGGAGTCAAGGCACCAGTTTCTTGCAAAATGCATTTTGGTaaacatataagaaaaatatcaaatatatgtatGCAGTTGTCTTTATCGATATGTAATCATCTcaccattagtcattagggaaatgcacatcaaaaccacagtgagatgccacTTCCCACCCATGAGATCGGCTCTGATCAGAAAGATGCCGACACGTGCTGGTGGGCGTGTGGAGAAtctggaaccctcatacactgctggtgagaatgcagattggtgcaaccactttggaaaactgcatTTCCTCAAAGGTTAAGAGACCTGAACACATACATCCACACAAGAACTCATAAAcaaatgttcacaatagccaacaagtagaaaccacccaaatgtccatcaaataatgaataaataaatgtggcatGGCCAGGCAATGGAGTATTCTTCAACCATTAAAAAGGATGAAGTACTATCCATGCCAAGAAAAGgaagccaggggatccctgggtggcgcagcagtttggcgcctgcctttggcccagggcctgatcctggagacccgggatcgaatcccacatcgggctcccggtgcatggagcctgcttctccctctgcctatgtctctgcctctctctctctctctctctctctctgtgtgtgactattcTTTTGAGGGTGATGAAAAATGTCCTGGAATTACTCAGGAAGTACGTGTTGGATCCTCACTCACAGAGGCGAGGCGGATTACCCACCCAGCTAGTGACTGGCCAACCGGAGTTGAGACTCAGACCTCTCACTCCCTCAGGACCAGCTCATGCCCAACCTACTGAGTTCTGCAGCAGGACAGGATGAATGGGAGTGTGACGCTCAGCGGGGTGGGTTCCTGGATGGCAGGGGCTGTGCCTGACCCATGTCGGCGTCCCTCATAGCTGTGACTCTGGGGTCCCACATACAGCAGGTGCTCGGTCACAACCAGGCTGGGCTCCTAAGGGGTGGGGCAGGGTTGGCCAGTCGTCTACCCCCAAAcctgctctcctctccttccttatTAACTGAACCCCTCTTTTTAACTGAGTCCTCTTCTCTTGATTCTTCCTCCATCGTGCTACCACAACACAGATGTGATGGCTAACGCTGTAGCAGCCAGCCTGGCCCATGAGGACAAAGGGCCACTCCCtagggacagagaagcagagagctgCAAGGAGCCTAGGACCCTGCTGACTTCAGGAAGCCCCCATGCCACCAGGAATGCCTACCTCTGAACTTTTAGATGAGAAATAAAGCTCAATCTTGCGTGAGCCACCAAAATTTGGGGGTTCCACGGCATATTCTATCAAACCTGATACAGCAAGGAAGGCTATGGAAAAGGCAGGTCGCCACGTAAGGCTGAGAAGTGTAGGATTCCTCTTGACAAACAGAACGAGGCAACAGATGGCCCAGGAGCAGAGCAAGCAAAACCCCATGGGAACAGACAGCTTTTCCGCAGCCTAGGGAGGAAAGGCTgagcaaggaaactgaagccacGCACAGTAGGTCTAGGATTTGGAATAACCTGAGAGGATGGTTAGCCAGGAGTCGGGAAGCTCTGAGTGGAAGCAATGGCATAAAAGcagcattttaacaagatgaacGTACAGCCTTTCCATGCCAGCAGAACCAGGGGAGCCAGGACAGAGAGTTGTTCAgccaaatatttgctgaacaccCACTATGTGCGGGCACTGTGCTCCCAGGGAGGGCCGCACGGAAAGGATGGCTGAGCTGGGTCGGAGAGATCCGCAAGAAAGCCCCAGGAGCTCCTGTATCCCTCAGGGCAGTGacctcccacctctgcctctATAGCTCCATACAAATTCGGATCCaaggccccaggccccacccgGGGGATTCTGATCCACAGGGTGGGGCAGGGCCCAGGATGCTGATTTTTTAATAAGTGTACCCGCGTGATTCTGACGCAGTATGGAGGCTATGGATGGACCGAGTATACAGGCTAGCGGCTCCTAACCCGGCACGTGGGACACAGCACGTTTGGAGGTTCACTAAATAAGCGAAGAAATAACAGACTTCCATCCTGTTAGGAGACAAACCAGTAGATTTTGAAAGAGTTTcaataataatcaaaacaagatttttctggttaagtgattttttaatataatatttagttAACCAAAATGTAATCTAAGGTCACTAATGATGTTCTATGATCTATGTCTGCAACCATTTCAGctaagaagtatttttatttcacttgaaaATAGCCTTAGGAGAGACCTCTGGGTGTGAGCACAACTTCGGTGGGGCTCCCAGGGCTTCACTCTGCAGTCCTGCCTTCCtcgcctctccccctcctctccgtATCTGCCCCGCCTTGGGAGGGCGGGAGGCGGGACGGGAAGTGGGACAGGAGGGGAGGACAGGAGGCGGGAGGTGGGacgggaggggagaggaggacgGGAGGCGGGACGGGAGGGGAGGGCGAgaggcggggcgggaggcgggaCGGGAGGCGGGACGGGAGGCGGaacgggaggggaggggaggggaggatgggaggagaagggagggcggGACGGGAGGTGGGATCGGAGGTGGGACGGGAGGTGGGACGGGAGGTGGGACGGGAGGTGGGACGGGAGGTGGGACGGGAGGTgggacgggaggggaggggaggggaggatgggaggagaagggaggggaggacggGAGGCGGGacgggaggcggggtgggggaggaggggcgggccAGGCCCCACCCGGCCggcgtcctcgcgcccgccgagccccgagccccgagccccgcagGTCCGGGAGGAGCCCCGCCGGCTCCCTGGGCACAGAGGCGGGGTCCAGCGGCCCCGCAGGCCCCCAAGGCCTAGTCTCGGTGCGAGCCGGGAGCTCAGCGCGGGGCCCGCGGCCCGACGGAGGCCAGAGCCCGAGGTGCGGCCCCGACGAGGAGCGAGGCCGGGGCCGGCCCTGCCGGTCTCCGCGGGCGGCGGCGCCTCCTAACGGGGCCGCGATCTGGGGCGTGGGGGGAGGCGGCGCTCCGGCGGCTCGGGCCGGGGGGTGGGCACCACGCGACTCCCGCTCAGGCGACCTCGGCAAGACCCCGTGCGGCCGACCCCGCGGGGCGACCGGCTGCGACCTCACAAGTCCGAGACCGAGGAGCCAGAGCTGCAGGCGCAcaggccgcgcccccgccccgcgcccccgccccgcgcccccgccccgcgccggccgAGCGGCCCCGGTCCGGGTCGCGGCAGAGCGCGGTGACGTAGGGGCGCACCGACGCAGGGGGGcaccgcccgccgcccgcccggccgaGCGCGGTGACGTAGGGCCACAGGACGTAGGggggcgccgcccgccgcccgccccgccgagCGCGGTGACGCAGGCGCGCCGTCGCCCAGCCCCGCTCACCTTGCACTTGAAGCCGGCGGCGGGCGGCAGCAGCTCCCGCAGCAGGGCCTTGGCCACCTCGCGGCTGGCCTCCTCGCTCACGAAGTGCAGGTTGAGCACCTCGTGCGGCTCGAACTTGGCGAGACGCAGCAGCGAGCGCAGCGCCACGCGGGCCTTGGCCTGCAGCGCCGCGCTGTGCTCCGCCTTGGTGAACATCATGAGCAGGTGGTAGTCCACcggcccgggcccgccgcccTCCAGGCCCTTGGCCTTGGCGCCCGCGGCCGGCGCCGCCGAGCCCCGCACCACCTCCGGCGCGGGCGGCGAGGGCGCCGCGGGGGCCCCGGCGCGGGCCTCCTTCAGCCTCTTGGTGGCGCTGGAGAAGGTCTCGCGGCCCGAGCCCAGGTAGTAGAAGGCGCAGACGGCCAGCGCCGCGGCCAGCAGCAGCGCGCAGTAGTGGGAGCGCACGGCGGCCAGGCGCGCCATGGCCCGCGCGCAGGAGGGCCCGCCGCGCCGACCCATGCGCCCCGGGGCCCGCGgaccgggcggcggcggcggcggcggcggcggcggcgaccaGCACCCCGCAGCCGCTCAGGagcccgggcggcgggcggcggccaTGGCGGGGGCGGGACCGCGCTGGCCGCAGCCAATCCGCGGGCGCTGCtgcccgagggggcggggccgcgcggccGCCGCTGGGTCCTAGACGCGGCGGGGTtcgggccgcgggggcggggccggggtgtGCGGCCGCCGGCCGTCCCGGATACCCGGCTCCAGGCGCCGAGCCCCGAGCGTGCAGACGCGCCGCGGCGCCGGCCCTCCGGGAGCAGGAGCCCTGAGCTGCACGCGCGAGGGGCGCAGTCGGGCTCCGACCCCCTCGCCCCCAAACGTCAGGAGGCTGCAGGTCCTCTGTCCGCCGACCCGCTGGCGCTGGGGATCCACCGAGCGAACCCCCGGCTCCTTCGCCGTCTGGGGGGCgccgcgggagggggcggggtccaccgggggcggggcccgcgggagggggcggggtctCCCCTCCCTGGGAGCGGACCTGCGTCCTGAATGGGCGTGGCCCGCGGGAGGGAGCGGGTCCTGGATAGGCGGGGCCCGGGGGGGTCCACCCAGGGGCGGGGTCTGTCGGCCTGAATGGGCGTGGCCCGCGGGAGGGGACGGGTCCTGCCGGTCCTGGATCGGCgtggcccggggtgggggggcccaccgagggggcggggcctgccgtcCTGGTGGGCGTGGtccgcgggagggggcggggcctgccggtCCTGGATCGGGGGGCCCACCGAGGGGGCGGGGTCTGCCGTCCATGTGGGCGTGGcccgcgggagggggcgggggcctgCCGTCCTGGTGGGCGTGGtccgcgggagggggcggggcctgccggtCCTGGATCGGGGGGCCCACCGAGGGGGCGGGGTCTGCCGTCCTGGTGGGCGTGGtccgcgggagggggcggggcctgccgtcCTGGTGGGCGTGGTCcgcgggaggggggcggggcctgccggtCCTGGATCGGCGTGGCCGGGGGGGGGCCCACCGAGGGGGCGGGGTCTGCCGTCCATGTGGGCGTGGcccgcgggagggggcggggcctgccggtCCTGGATCGGCGTGGCCCGGGGGGGCCCACCGAGGGGGCGGGGTCTGCCGTCCATGTGGGCGTGgcccgcgcggggggcggggcctgccggtCCTGGATAGGCGTGGCCGGGGGGGGTCcaccgagggggcggggcccgcgggggggcggggcctgccggtCCTGGATAGGCGTGGCCCGGGGTGGGGGCCcaccgagggggcggggcctgtcgTCCTGGTGGGCGTGGtccgcgggagggggcggggcctcggcctcCGGAGCCCCCGAGCCTCGGGCCGCGCGGGGCGGTTCTGGTTCTGGGCTGCCGGGGAGGCGCGCCGGGGACCCGCCCGCGGCCCGGAGCCCCTGCGGCGCCGACGACGCGCGAGTCCTCACCCGCGGCCCGAGGACCGAGCGGGACGCCTGCGGCTGGAGGCTCCTGCGCGTGGCTCGAACCCGCCGCTTTCGGAGGAGACGCGGTGGGCGCCGGGGCCGCCTGACCCTCCCGCGGGCCGGCCGCGCCGGGGACCCCAGGTCCGCAGAGGCCCGGCGCGCGAGGCGGCGAGCAGGGCTCCCGGGGGGCCGCAGCCGCGGTGACGCCCCCGGGCCCCTCCCCGCTCGCTCCGGTCCTGAACGTCCCCCCAGACGCGGCGTCGTGGTGCCCAGAGGAGCCGCGGAGCGCCGGGCCCGCGCCCCCGAGAGCGCCCAACAGCGGGTCTTCGGCGGTCACGGCGGGAAGCGCggccccaggcccggccccgccccccgccccccgccccccccgcaaGCCCTGACCCAGGCCGCTGCCTTGAGCGGCCCCCAACACCCAGCACCACCCGGGGTCCGGAGAAGGCGCTGCCCGACGGCCCGCGAGGCCGCCCGTGACCCAGGCAGCCCCGTCTCTGTCGCACGAAGGCAGGACTCCAGGAAATAGCAAGtacctctccctttctcttttttttttttgccataacaTCTTGGATACCTGACCCAttgaatgaacctcaaaaatataCCCGCCCCTGACCAATCAGCGtttctacttctaggaattcaTCCTGGGGATACAATATTTACATCTActtatatattcacatatttaaatGTTGATATTAAATGTATTTAGCCAGAAGGATAAAGCAGAACTAGATTTAGGACGGCAAGAGACTAGAATCAACAGTCGTCAATAAAGTggttaaacaaaaataatgatgCTGTCATTACAAGGGATGTATTCACCAGCTGCAAGTGGAGACATTTCAAAATAAACGGAGGAATAACTTGCAGGTTTAGAGACTCGAGATACTGATTAGCCAACTGCAATGAATGGAACCTCTATGAATTCTAATTTgaagaatctgttttttaatttttatttattttttgaaagatttatttatgatagagagagagaggcagagacacaggaggagggagaagcaggctccacgccaggagcccgacgtgggactcgatcccgggactccaggattacgccctgggccaaaggcaggtgcccaaccgctgagccacccagggatccccaagaatctgttttttaaaagcacattgatggcagcccgggtggctcagcggtttagcaccaccttcagcccagggcgtgatcctggagacccaggatcaagtcccacatcaggctctctgcgtggagcctgcttctccctctgcctgtgtctctgccccgctctctctctgtctctcgtgaatgaataaataaaatcttaataaataaataaaagcacattgGTACAATTGGGACAGTTTGAATAGACTACGGTAGTTTTACAGTTCAAGGAAATACAATGTTGtgattggcttttttcttttagacaTACATACTGATTTGTTAGTGAAATGTCTGAGATTTGATTCAAAGTAAAATCtgggtaagagaaaaaaatgggtggGTAAGAGAAAAAATGGTGTTTTATTGATAAAACAATGTTGGCCATGAGCCATTAGCTATTGAAATTATtctattttgtatatgtttgaaattttccataatgaaaACTTTTTAAGATCCTCCCCCAAAGTGATGTACAACACTTGACTTAGAAATCTGttcccccaccaaaaaaagaaatctgttccCCATGTGAGTGAAAGCAGCAGATAACAGTATGATCCCATTGTAGATCAACTTAAATACACACACCCAAAGTTCTAGAAAGATATATACCAAGAAAGTAAGTTTCCCCCTCAAAACTATTCAACAGAACTTCCTGCACTGATGGATGGCCATGTTCTACAATCTGTCCTGTTCAAGATGGCAGTCACTAGGCACATGGCTGAGTGCATAAAATGCAGCGGTGGAATTCAACTCTTAATTTTGTCTGACTTTAATTAATTTCAATAGGCACATGTGGCTAGTAGAGGCCATACTGGGAGCTCTGGCAGATGACGGAATGATGATCCTCTTTTTTACTTCTTGTTAAACATTTTTCTACAATGAAAGAGCATTGTTTTGCAATAGGGAGAAGTaggttattttcatttaaaaagatcacTATTGGTGTGGGTTCTCTTCTTCACAGAACTATTCTGAAAATGAAGTGAAGAGGAATAAAGCAAGTCACACAGAAAAGTTTTATGCGTCTgcttttaattaacttaaaaggaaaaagcagatgATTCACTTCCAGGTCTGTTCTTTCAATCCTCCATTCCTTCTATCTCAATTCATagaaaaacatgtttttgtttgtttactaaaAGGATTGAGTGTGAATGTGCTGCCTAGATGGGGAACTTCAAAAGATGCcaataataatggaaaataatcagaCCTAGCCCCCacttccaggggaaaaaaaaaaaaaaagcctttgtcatttttagctatttttttttttaaagattttatttacttattcatgatagtcacacacacacagagagagagagagaggcagagcgagaagcaggctccatgcaccgggagcccgacgtgggactcaatcccgggtctccaggatcgcgccctgggccaaaggcaggcgccaaaccgctgcgccacccagggatccctcatttttagCTATTGAATGCATATAGCTATGTGCTCATagagaaattctttaaaagatcaAAATGGATTTCCTGATTGAAGTACCAGCAAATGCGATCAACTAGGTCAATGTGACAGAGCTGGAAAGGAACAGAAGACCTTAAACAGGACAGTTCCTAACAGATATGTCTGCAGTTGTGGTTCACAATAAAGTGCAAGTCTGAGCATAAAAAAACTATGCCAGAGGTGAGATTTTTATTGACTTATTACCATAATTTTTCAGCATACAAAGTATTTTAATCAAGTATAATATTTACAATTCTTACATAATGTACATTTTAGAATGACTATAAAGATAATGAACTTTTTGCTCCATTTACAATGACAAGCTGCAGTAAAACTACATTCATGAATTAGATACAAATCCTCTACatactaataaaaagtaaatggagTGTTGGttatacattctttaaaatgtcttttcacaGGTAGCAAGAAATATTACATGTAATAAGTCTTTATGACTGGAATGATCCAGAAATACCACAAAGCACAAGTAAACACATATAGAAAAGTAGCTCATCATTTTCAAAAGTTAACCTTTAGCCTTTGTGTAAAATAAATGGTGCCAGCAATCTTTATAATGTAGCAAGCTTTCCCTGTTTAACTCTCAAGGCAAGGGGCTGttgaggaaaaataagaaaatctaaaaCCTAAGACAGAGAAAAGACCAATGCAGagaaaagtttatatttaaatcaaGCCTTATTTCACTCcccttattatttcattttaagtggATAAATGTATGTAATTGGGAAAGGAGGGCCACAAAACCATGTTTACAGACTGACGGATTCAGCTAAACTGAATCCAAGCCCCTTTTAGTTACCTTTCATTTGGAAGCATCAAGAATTTGATGAATATATGGTGAGTTAAAATTACCATGTTTTGCTTTCATTAATGTTAGTACAAAAATGTAATATTTCCTACAATTTAACGTCTTCAAATCCTAATCTATTCCTTCAAGGTAATTTTATATCCAGGTTCTCCAGAACATTTGGAGTCTTTGTTACGAAAACACAAGGAAAGCTGGCGGTCATTATCAGATTTTGCTActttataataatttcaaaacatttcatgATACAAGTAAAGTGCCTCTGACTAGTAGTCAGTCAGACAGGGGTTCTGCTGTCGGCTATGCCACAACCAGCAAATCAATGACTCCCCTCTGTAAAACAAGAGGAGCAGCCCAGGATCAAACAAGAGAAATGTTGGCATTC is from Canis lupus baileyi chromosome 35, mCanLup2.hap1, whole genome shotgun sequence and encodes:
- the XXYLT1 gene encoding xyloside xylosyltransferase 1 isoform X3, which translates into the protein MGRRGGPSCARAMARLAAVRSHYCALLLAAALAVCAFYYLGSGRETFSSATKRLKEARAGAPAAPSPPAPEVVRGSAAPAAGAKAKGLEGGGPGPVDYHLLMMFTKAEHSAALQAKARVALRSLLRLAKFEPHEVLNLHFVSEEASREVAKALLRELLPPAAGFKCKVVFHDVGVLTDKLFPVVEAMQKHFSAGSGTYYSDSIFFLSVAMHQIMPKEILRIIQLDLDLKYKTNIRELFEEFDSFLPGAVIGIAREMQPVYRQRAEGEGEAGSMQGARRGTRSRDPGVTPWAKGRHQTTEPPKDPPNHDSTAIHSTALAGMH
- the XXYLT1 gene encoding xyloside xylosyltransferase 1 isoform X2, encoding MGRRGGPSCARAMARLAAVRSHYCALLLAAALAVCAFYYLGSGRETFSSATKRLKEARAGAPAAPSPPAPEVVRGSAAPAAGAKAKGLEGGGPGPVDYHLLMMFTKAEHSAALQAKARVALRSLLRLAKFEPHEVLNLHFVSEEASREVAKALLRELLPPAAGFKCKVVFHDVGVLTDKLFPVVEAMQKHFSAGSGTYYSDSIFFLSVAMHQIMPKEILRIIQLDLDLKYKTNIRELFEEFDSFLPGAVIGIAREMQPVYRRSEMPRVASLEGPRRRRTGTSRARLAGLLCGLRSRSRTLPSLLQPERRSQGSRGQTVLASHITDPE
- the XXYLT1 gene encoding xyloside xylosyltransferase 1 isoform X4, which translates into the protein MGRRGGPSCARAMARLAAVRSHYCALLLAAALAVCAFYYLGSGRETFSSATKRLKEARAGAPAAPSPPAPEVVRGSAAPAAGAKAKGLEGGGPGPVDYHLLMMFTKAEHSAALQAKARVALRSLLRLAKFEPHEVLNLHFVSEEASREVAKALLRELLPPAAGFKCKVVFHDVGVLTDKLFPVVEAMQKHFSAGSGTYYSDSIFFLSVAMHQIMPKEILRIIQLDLDLKYKTNIRELFEEFDSFLPGAVIGIAREMQPVYRLGAAVISGGTALSWPFLCLFVGELDRRTGTHSGSFATRTPGPGSGAHPPRGSLASTAE
- the XXYLT1 gene encoding xyloside xylosyltransferase 1 isoform X5 produces the protein MGRRGGPSCARAMARLAAVRSHYCALLLAAALAVCAFYYLGSGRETFSSATKRLKEARAGAPAAPSPPAPEVVRGSAAPAAGAKAKGLEGGGPGPVDYHLLMMFTKAEHSAALQAKARVALRSLLRLAKFEPHEVLNLHFVSEEASREVAKALLRELLPPAAGFKCKVVFHDVGVLTDKLFPVVEAMQKHFSAGSGTYYSDSIFFLSVAMHQIMPKEILRIIQLDLDLKYKTNIRELFEEFDSFLPGAVIGIAREMQPVYSILLAVAWSGAEEGCVNSSCHSVLKSLGLKSSLGTKFCFIGDALPPPPLPIVASLSI